A DNA window from Gillisia sp. Hel1_33_143 contains the following coding sequences:
- a CDS encoding ABC transporter permease/M1 family aminopeptidase — protein sequence MKEIYLFELKYRMRRPATYIYLFIAFLIPLLIAVFEKSITAQYTNSPNIIMGVIGTMSVFLLFFYAAIMGVAVYRDEDHKTAQTYFTFPVSEKNYILGRFWGSFTIVTFINIAVVIGAMCGFGLGAFLERPDYGTYTAFNFASYFYPFFYFLTFNAFFIGSLFFGLMTFFKKMPILYLGGIAIFILINISSRLLTNLDTEWLSIYVDPFGAKAQGFIDKYWSVHELNTTQLSLTGKFLINRLIWLGLAIGIFVFTLFQFSYKGFLASKKKNSTNESKEEYKESHTLPTFVQGFTSKARRENLWSLSKIEFLSIVRETAFIILLVIGVLIAGFTAYQPNQLYGTPSLPLTRFMVAQISVGISLLSIIILIIYSGEAVHRTRQNKTFEFYDALPVSNSTLYLSKIISLIGVSILLTLISILVGVIYQTINGYFNYELGMYFTYNLVNVLPGFIMIVLLSFFIHVLVNNKFLGHFIVVILYVGLPILLALAFKTSNPLLIFGSTPGGFLSDLNGFGHYLVGSFWLNSYWILLTCILAVIGKLFWNRGFFSSGKERLFMAKQRFTGRTVAYTVFFVLAFISVGAYSYYNLKVLNQLEDGNYGEKISADAEMKYVKYIGKPHIQVTDLKAFIDIFPEDRSVEAKGEFKVINNFEVAIDTLLMEVSFPIADTKITKVLYNDVELQPFLKDSLYRLFMYKLPASLQPKETASLVIETSAITKGFSADSETAILGNGTFFRNGIFPSFHYERRLFDNGVRIKNGLKALDYINPPRTDSVALKQNLFNEDANYMTFEATVSTSKGQITVAPGVLTKTWEEKDRSYFNYKLEGKTDYFFSFVSANYKIEKDIWTAPIGKKVNIEVYHSPKHTKNLKYFIKGIKTSLDYNSKNFFEYPYSVIRIIEFPAYTTLAQSFATTIPYSENFGFVADFSKAEDYNYAFRVTSHEMAHQWWGHIVTPSNTSGANIISETLSEYVSLMTMKKEYGENGIKSFLQSSLDTYLSGRKMSFKPERTLIDVETGQYIFYEKGSMVMYDLQDVIGEDKINEGLRSFLDEFKYNEKGYYATSEDLYNALYKVAPDSLKYKVKDGFKEIVLYENRVVDANTKKLKSGKWETTFTVNSKKIYYDDAGREREIDTKKNLVDIGLFGEDVVNEEEVTIKDPYYFELKWLKLGDNKFTITTDKKPLKAGIDPYNKLIDRNSGDNLKSIEE from the coding sequence ATGAAAGAGATCTATTTATTTGAGCTAAAATATAGAATGCGCAGACCCGCAACCTATATCTACCTATTTATAGCTTTTTTAATTCCGTTATTAATTGCGGTATTTGAAAAGTCTATCACAGCACAATACACCAACAGCCCAAATATCATTATGGGAGTTATAGGTACAATGAGTGTTTTCTTGCTTTTCTTTTATGCTGCAATTATGGGAGTTGCAGTTTATAGAGATGAAGATCATAAAACAGCACAAACCTATTTTACATTTCCTGTCTCCGAAAAGAATTATATTTTAGGTAGATTTTGGGGAAGTTTTACTATAGTTACTTTTATAAATATTGCAGTAGTAATTGGCGCAATGTGCGGTTTTGGATTGGGAGCTTTCTTAGAAAGACCAGATTATGGGACCTATACAGCATTTAATTTTGCTTCTTATTTCTATCCATTTTTTTACTTTTTAACCTTCAATGCTTTTTTTATAGGAAGTTTATTTTTTGGATTAATGACCTTCTTTAAAAAGATGCCAATCTTATATCTTGGTGGAATTGCAATCTTTATATTGATCAATATTTCATCTCGACTTCTAACAAATTTAGATACAGAATGGCTGAGTATATATGTAGATCCTTTTGGTGCCAAAGCTCAAGGTTTTATAGACAAATACTGGTCTGTACATGAACTTAATACTACACAACTTTCGCTAACAGGAAAATTCTTAATAAATAGATTGATTTGGCTAGGATTAGCAATAGGTATCTTCGTTTTTACGTTATTCCAATTTTCATACAAAGGTTTTTTAGCTTCAAAAAAGAAGAACAGTACCAACGAAAGTAAAGAAGAATATAAAGAGAGTCATACACTTCCAACATTTGTTCAAGGATTTACCAGCAAAGCAAGAAGAGAAAATTTATGGTCTTTAAGTAAGATAGAATTTCTTTCTATAGTTAGGGAAACCGCTTTTATAATTTTATTGGTAATTGGAGTTCTAATCGCCGGTTTTACCGCCTATCAACCTAATCAATTATATGGTACACCATCATTGCCATTAACTCGATTTATGGTGGCTCAGATCTCTGTAGGAATTTCATTACTCTCTATAATAATCTTGATTATCTATTCTGGAGAAGCTGTGCATAGAACAAGACAAAATAAGACTTTTGAATTTTATGATGCCCTACCGGTAAGTAATAGCACCTTATATCTTTCAAAAATAATTTCGCTTATTGGAGTTTCAATTTTACTTACTCTAATAAGTATTTTAGTTGGAGTTATTTATCAAACCATTAATGGATATTTTAATTATGAACTTGGAATGTATTTCACCTATAATTTGGTGAATGTTTTACCTGGTTTTATAATGATAGTGTTATTGTCATTTTTCATTCATGTATTGGTCAATAATAAGTTTTTAGGTCATTTTATAGTGGTCATTCTTTATGTGGGATTACCAATTTTGCTGGCTTTGGCTTTTAAAACTTCCAATCCTTTATTAATTTTTGGTTCAACTCCTGGTGGATTTTTGAGTGATCTAAACGGTTTCGGACATTACTTGGTAGGAAGTTTTTGGCTGAATTCTTATTGGATCTTATTAACATGTATTCTAGCTGTTATAGGTAAACTCTTTTGGAACCGTGGATTTTTCTCTTCGGGTAAAGAACGCTTGTTTATGGCAAAACAAAGATTTACAGGTAGAACTGTTGCATATACAGTTTTCTTTGTACTTGCGTTTATCTCTGTAGGTGCTTATAGTTACTATAATCTAAAAGTTTTAAATCAGCTAGAAGATGGTAATTATGGGGAGAAAATAAGTGCAGATGCAGAAATGAAATATGTGAAATATATAGGTAAACCTCATATTCAGGTAACAGATCTTAAAGCCTTTATAGATATTTTCCCTGAAGATAGAAGTGTAGAAGCTAAGGGAGAATTTAAAGTGATTAATAATTTTGAAGTAGCTATAGATACGCTTTTAATGGAAGTAAGTTTTCCTATTGCAGATACCAAAATTACTAAGGTGCTCTATAATGATGTGGAACTTCAACCATTTTTAAAAGACAGTTTGTATCGTTTATTCATGTATAAATTGCCTGCATCGTTACAACCAAAAGAAACAGCATCGCTAGTAATTGAAACAAGCGCCATAACAAAAGGCTTCTCTGCAGATAGTGAAACAGCAATATTAGGTAATGGAACATTCTTTAGAAATGGAATTTTTCCATCGTTTCACTATGAGCGAAGATTGTTTGATAATGGGGTTCGTATAAAGAATGGGTTAAAAGCGCTAGATTATATAAACCCACCTAGAACAGATAGTGTTGCGCTGAAACAGAATCTATTTAATGAGGATGCAAATTATATGACTTTTGAAGCTACAGTAAGTACTTCTAAGGGTCAAATTACTGTTGCTCCCGGTGTTCTTACTAAAACATGGGAAGAGAAAGACCGAAGTTATTTTAATTATAAGTTAGAAGGGAAAACAGATTATTTTTTCAGTTTTGTATCTGCAAATTATAAGATCGAAAAAGATATTTGGACCGCACCTATTGGCAAAAAAGTAAATATTGAGGTCTATCATTCTCCTAAACATACTAAGAATTTGAAATATTTTATAAAAGGGATCAAGACCTCTTTAGATTATAACTCTAAAAACTTCTTTGAATATCCTTATTCAGTTATTAGAATTATAGAATTTCCTGCATATACTACCCTTGCCCAGTCTTTTGCAACTACTATCCCTTATTCTGAAAACTTCGGTTTTGTTGCAGATTTCTCAAAAGCAGAAGATTATAATTATGCGTTTAGAGTCACTTCTCATGAAATGGCGCATCAATGGTGGGGGCATATTGTAACCCCGAGTAACACCTCTGGAGCCAATATTATTTCTGAAACCTTATCAGAATATGTTTCATTAATGACCATGAAAAAGGAATATGGAGAAAATGGGATCAAATCGTTCTTGCAAAGTTCATTAGACACCTATTTATCTGGTAGAAAAATGAGTTTTAAACCTGAGCGTACCTTAATTGATGTAGAAACCGGACAGTATATTTTTTATGAAAAAGGCTCTATGGTCATGTATGATCTACAGGATGTAATTGGAGAAGATAAGATAAACGAAGGTTTACGTAGCTTTTTAGATGAATTTAAATATAATGAAAAAGGCTATTATGCCACATCAGAAGATCTTTATAATGCATTATATAAAGTAGCGCCAGATTCTCTTAAATACAAAGTGAAAGATGGTTTTAAAGAGATCGTGCTTTATGAAAACCGTGTGGTAGATGCTAATACTAAAAAGCTGAAATCAGGAAAGTGGGAAACTACTTTTACCGTGAACTCTAAAAAGATCTATTATGATGATGCCGGAAGGGAGAGAGAAATAGATACTAAGAAGAACCTTGTAGATATTGGTTTGTTTGGGGAAGATGTAGTGAATGAGGAAGAAGTTACTATTAAAGATCCTTACTATTTTGAGTTAAAATGGTTAAAACTAGGAGATAATAAATTCACAATTACTACCGATAAAAAGCCTTTAAAAGCAGGGATAGACCCTTACAATAAATTGATAGATAGAAACTCAGGAGATAATTTAAAATCTATTGAAGAATAG
- the hemF gene encoding oxygen-dependent coproporphyrinogen oxidase, translated as MKNKFYQYIEGLQDKIVAGLEQIDGEAKFQEDLWEREEGGGGRTRVIENGAVFEKGGVNISAVHGPLAPAMQKYFNVGEVDFFACGLSLVIHPKNPMVPTVHANWRYFEMYDKQGNVIDQWFGGGQDLTPYYLFEEDAKHFHEVCKRSCDRHNPTFYPEYKQKCDEYFWNSHRDEARGIGGLFFDYCKASKEMNIEDWYNFVTEVGDSFLDAYVPIVENRKELPYTKENKDWQEIRRGRYVEFNLVHDKGTLFGLKTNGRIESILMSLPPHVQWVYDHHPEPGSEEAILLNVLEHPKDWI; from the coding sequence ATGAAAAATAAATTTTATCAATATATAGAAGGGCTTCAAGACAAGATTGTTGCCGGATTAGAACAAATTGATGGAGAAGCCAAATTTCAGGAAGATCTTTGGGAACGCGAAGAAGGCGGTGGCGGAAGAACTCGAGTGATAGAAAACGGAGCCGTTTTTGAAAAAGGCGGAGTCAATATTTCTGCAGTTCATGGCCCTTTGGCTCCTGCAATGCAAAAATATTTCAACGTTGGAGAGGTAGATTTTTTTGCTTGTGGTTTAAGCTTAGTGATACATCCAAAAAACCCAATGGTGCCTACCGTGCATGCAAATTGGAGGTATTTTGAAATGTATGATAAACAAGGAAATGTGATAGATCAATGGTTTGGTGGCGGACAAGATCTTACGCCATATTATTTGTTTGAAGAAGACGCCAAACATTTTCATGAAGTTTGTAAACGCTCTTGCGATAGACATAACCCAACATTCTATCCGGAATACAAGCAGAAATGTGATGAATATTTCTGGAATTCTCATAGAGATGAAGCCAGAGGAATTGGAGGTTTATTCTTTGACTATTGTAAAGCTTCCAAAGAAATGAATATTGAAGATTGGTATAATTTTGTGACTGAAGTTGGAGATAGCTTTTTAGATGCTTACGTACCAATTGTCGAAAATAGAAAAGAGTTGCCTTATACCAAAGAGAATAAAGATTGGCAGGAAATTAGACGCGGGCGTTATGTGGAGTTCAATCTGGTGCATGATAAAGGCACTTTGTTCGGATTAAAGACCAACGGAAGAATTGAAAGTATTTTAATGAGTTTACCCCCACACGTGCAATGGGTTTACGATCATCATCCAGAACCGGGCAGTGAAGAAGCGATCTTGCTGAATGTACTGGAACATCCTAAAGATTGGATATAA
- a CDS encoding GNAT family N-acetyltransferase — MSITSWKIEKLHSARPSEFFRLILKNKEYIHPTFPVTVSSCETLWKTKSFFSDSKKLKKQGKGEYFVLKEEKTETLIGYFQIKNISQKIGRCEFAYFVDQDFQDQGIVSELVSKMIIFAFNELEMEKVVICTSKENQGSQQIAIKNNFQQEGVLRNEFKNYLGQLEDVVYFGLLKSDYQKHEK, encoded by the coding sequence ATGAGCATTACAAGCTGGAAAATAGAAAAATTACATTCGGCAAGACCATCAGAATTTTTCCGGCTTATTCTTAAAAATAAAGAATATATACATCCCACCTTCCCCGTAACGGTTTCTTCTTGTGAAACATTATGGAAAACAAAAAGTTTTTTCTCTGATAGTAAAAAGCTTAAAAAACAGGGAAAAGGGGAGTATTTTGTTTTAAAAGAAGAGAAAACAGAAACCTTAATTGGATACTTTCAGATTAAGAATATCTCTCAAAAAATTGGTAGATGTGAATTTGCTTATTTTGTAGATCAAGATTTTCAAGATCAGGGGATTGTTTCAGAATTAGTTTCAAAAATGATCATTTTCGCTTTTAATGAGTTGGAAATGGAAAAAGTAGTAATCTGTACTTCCAAAGAAAATCAGGGCAGCCAGCAAATTGCAATCAAAAATAATTTTCAGCAAGAAGGAGTCTTAAGAAATGAATTTAAGAATTATCTGGGGCAACTGGAAGATGTAGTCTACTTCGGACTTTTAAAATCTGATTATCAAAAGCATGAAAAATAA
- the hemE gene encoding uroporphyrinogen decarboxylase, which translates to MTQIKNDLFLKALKGETVERPPVWMMRQAGRYLPDFMKLKAKYDFFTRCRTPELATEITVMPIHQIGTDAAILFSDILVVPQAMNIEVEMKPGVGPWLPNPVRTSADVEKVIVPDVHETLGYVMDAIKMTKQALNDEVPLIGFAGSPWTILCYAVQGQGSKNFDIAKKFCFSNPVAAHTLLQKITDTTIAYLKAKVEAGVDAVQIFDSWGGMLSPTDYQEFSWKYIQQIIDALKDITPVIAFGKGCWFAYNEMSKSGASALGVDWTCSARNARYLTGGNITLQGNFDPSRLYSPPAQIKKMVHQMIDEFGKDRYIVNLGHGILPDIPVENARAFVDAVKEYPSK; encoded by the coding sequence ATGACACAGATTAAAAACGACTTATTTCTAAAAGCATTAAAAGGTGAAACCGTAGAAAGACCTCCGGTTTGGATGATGCGTCAGGCAGGTAGATATTTGCCAGATTTCATGAAATTGAAAGCGAAGTACGATTTCTTTACCAGATGCAGAACTCCAGAACTTGCAACAGAGATCACCGTAATGCCAATTCACCAAATAGGTACAGATGCCGCCATACTTTTTAGCGATATTTTGGTGGTACCGCAAGCAATGAATATTGAAGTGGAAATGAAACCGGGTGTAGGCCCATGGTTACCAAATCCTGTAAGAACGAGTGCAGATGTAGAAAAAGTAATTGTACCAGATGTACATGAAACTTTAGGATATGTGATGGATGCTATAAAAATGACCAAGCAAGCACTTAATGATGAAGTGCCGTTAATTGGTTTTGCCGGTTCTCCATGGACTATTTTATGTTACGCAGTACAAGGGCAAGGTTCTAAGAATTTTGACATAGCAAAAAAATTCTGTTTTTCTAATCCTGTTGCTGCTCATACATTACTTCAAAAAATAACAGATACTACTATTGCGTATTTAAAAGCTAAAGTTGAAGCTGGCGTAGATGCCGTACAGATCTTTGATTCTTGGGGAGGAATGCTTTCTCCAACAGATTATCAAGAATTTTCATGGAAATACATTCAGCAGATCATAGATGCTTTAAAAGATATAACGCCTGTTATTGCATTTGGAAAAGGATGTTGGTTCGCATATAACGAAATGTCTAAATCTGGAGCTTCAGCTTTAGGTGTAGATTGGACCTGTTCTGCAAGAAATGCTCGTTATTTAACCGGTGGAAATATCACTTTACAAGGTAATTTTGATCCTTCAAGATTATATTCGCCACCAGCACAGATCAAGAAAATGGTGCACCAAATGATTGATGAATTTGGGAAAGACAGATACATCGTGAATCTTGGACACGGAATCTTACCAGATATTCCTGTAGAAAATGCGCGTGCTTTTGTTGATGCGGTAAAGGAGTATCCTTCAAAATAA
- a CDS encoding uroporphyrinogen-III synthase has product MVSVLSTKKLSSSQKNLLLNSGIGLVEYDAIKIDFIDFETKINSEDNLIFTSKNGVKAFLDNYKSTVLPENLHIFCVGTKTKEYLESQKWEVLEFADYSKDLSEIIVRKYADRNFKFFCGTSRRDELPSVLKEKNISLEEIEVYTTGLNKKNFDQDFDGIMFFSPSGIESYLNLNELNVETCFCIGKTTASAIKNKNIPIVLATTPSIENVIVQVVKHYK; this is encoded by the coding sequence ATGGTTAGCGTACTATCTACCAAAAAATTAAGTTCTTCTCAAAAGAACTTATTATTGAATTCGGGTATTGGTTTGGTAGAATATGATGCGATAAAGATCGATTTTATCGATTTTGAAACAAAGATTAATTCAGAAGATAATCTCATCTTTACCAGTAAAAATGGAGTGAAAGCCTTTTTGGACAACTATAAATCAACCGTACTTCCAGAAAATCTCCATATTTTTTGTGTTGGGACAAAGACCAAAGAATACTTAGAAAGCCAGAAATGGGAAGTTCTTGAATTTGCTGATTATAGTAAAGATCTTTCTGAGATCATCGTGAGAAAATACGCCGACAGAAATTTCAAATTCTTTTGTGGAACTTCTAGAAGAGATGAACTTCCATCAGTTTTAAAGGAAAAAAATATTTCGCTAGAGGAAATTGAAGTGTATACCACAGGTTTAAATAAGAAAAATTTCGATCAGGATTTTGATGGCATTATGTTCTTTAGCCCAAGCGGCATAGAAAGTTATTTAAATTTGAATGAACTTAATGTTGAAACTTGCTTTTGTATAGGCAAAACAACCGCTTCAGCAATAAAAAATAAGAATATACCAATAGTACTTGCAACTACACCTTCTATAGAAAATGTAATTGTTCAGGTGGTAAAACATTATAAATAA
- the hemC gene encoding hydroxymethylbilane synthase produces MNKVIRIGTRDSELALWQAKTVQAALEHFGHETELVPVKSTGDLNLDQPLYEMGITGIFTKTLDIAMLTDKIDIAVHSMKDVPTALPIGIVEAAVLKRANSKDILLHKGVKFLEGDGTIATGSLRRKAQWLNKYPTHNVVDLRGNVNTRMQKLEDNDWDGAIFAAAGLERINLTPKNHIDLNWMLPAPAQGAMLVVAKEEDDICREAVSALNHRASEICVHVEREFLKELEGGCTAPIGASAVIIDNNLHFKGALFSLDGSQKIEVENNISVTNLKDFGKRCAQEILSNGGRELMSEIKKVLK; encoded by the coding sequence ATGAATAAAGTAATTAGAATTGGAACCAGAGATAGCGAACTAGCACTTTGGCAAGCTAAAACCGTTCAAGCTGCATTAGAACATTTTGGACATGAAACCGAGCTAGTCCCTGTAAAATCTACCGGAGATCTAAACCTAGATCAGCCGCTTTACGAAATGGGAATTACCGGGATCTTTACCAAAACATTGGATATCGCCATGTTAACCGATAAGATTGACATTGCCGTTCACTCCATGAAAGATGTTCCTACCGCGCTACCAATAGGAATTGTAGAAGCCGCGGTTCTTAAAAGGGCTAATTCTAAAGATATTTTACTTCATAAAGGAGTTAAATTTTTGGAAGGTGATGGAACCATTGCTACGGGAAGTTTAAGAAGAAAAGCCCAATGGTTAAATAAATACCCTACCCATAACGTGGTAGATCTTCGCGGGAACGTGAATACCAGAATGCAAAAATTGGAAGATAATGATTGGGACGGGGCAATTTTTGCTGCTGCCGGACTAGAGCGCATCAACCTCACTCCAAAAAATCATATAGATCTTAACTGGATGTTACCTGCTCCTGCTCAAGGTGCTATGTTGGTGGTAGCAAAAGAGGAAGATGATATTTGCCGAGAAGCTGTTTCTGCTCTAAACCATAGAGCATCGGAAATTTGCGTACATGTAGAAAGAGAATTCTTAAAAGAATTGGAAGGAGGATGTACCGCACCAATTGGAGCTTCGGCAGTAATTATAGACAATAACCTTCATTTTAAAGGCGCTTTATTCAGTTTAGATGGAAGTCAGAAAATTGAAGTTGAGAACAATATTTCAGTAACTAATTTGAAAGATTTTGGAAAACGTTGCGCTCAGGAAATTTTGAGCAATGGAGGAAGAGAATTGATGAGCGAGATCAAGAAAGTGCTTAAATAG
- the hemA gene encoding glutamyl-tRNA reductase → MENYHISRGKHFYIIGLSYKKADADIRGHFSLSEEGKQNLLEDAKEEGIDGLIVTSTCNRTELYGFAQHPYQLIKLLCEHTHGTVEEFEKVAYVYKNKDAISHMFNVGTGLDSQILGDFEIISQLRNAFVSSKKVGVANPFLERLINAVIQASKRIKNETRISSGATSVSFASVQYILKEVENVSNKNILLFGTGKIGRNTCENLVKHTKNNNITLINRTKDKAERIAGKFNLTVKDYADLQSEIRQADILIVATGAQNATVSKELIYAKKELLILDLSIPKNVADDVLELENVKLIHLDHLSQMTDETLERRKQFIPQAREIIAEVEGDFNKWLETRKFAPTIKALKKKLRTMKDAELDFQRKKITDFNDEQAEIVSNRIIQKIMNHFANHLKDDSNTTDESLELIQKMFHLEEAAK, encoded by the coding sequence ATGGAGAACTATCATATTTCAAGAGGAAAACATTTTTACATCATAGGCTTAAGTTATAAAAAGGCTGATGCAGACATTCGAGGACACTTTAGTTTGTCTGAAGAAGGAAAGCAAAATTTACTTGAAGACGCTAAAGAAGAAGGTATTGATGGATTAATAGTAACCTCCACCTGCAATAGAACCGAACTTTACGGTTTTGCTCAACACCCTTATCAACTTATCAAGTTATTATGTGAACACACACATGGTACTGTAGAGGAGTTTGAGAAAGTTGCCTACGTTTATAAAAATAAAGATGCCATCTCACACATGTTTAATGTGGGAACAGGATTAGATAGCCAGATCTTAGGAGATTTTGAGATCATCAGTCAGTTAAGAAATGCATTTGTAAGCTCTAAGAAAGTTGGAGTTGCAAATCCATTTTTAGAAAGATTGATAAACGCGGTGATTCAGGCAAGCAAAAGAATTAAGAACGAAACCCGCATTTCTTCTGGAGCCACTTCAGTAAGTTTTGCTTCGGTACAATATATTTTAAAGGAAGTTGAAAATGTTTCTAATAAGAACATTTTGCTTTTTGGAACAGGGAAAATAGGTAGAAATACTTGTGAAAACCTTGTAAAACACACCAAGAACAACAATATTACCCTTATTAACAGAACTAAGGATAAGGCAGAGAGAATTGCCGGAAAGTTCAATTTAACGGTAAAAGATTATGCAGATCTTCAGTCTGAAATTAGACAGGCAGATATCTTGATTGTTGCTACAGGCGCTCAAAACGCTACTGTTTCTAAGGAATTGATCTATGCTAAAAAGGAATTATTGATCTTAGATCTTTCTATTCCGAAGAACGTTGCAGATGATGTGTTGGAACTTGAAAATGTAAAATTGATACATTTAGATCATCTTTCTCAAATGACAGATGAAACGCTGGAACGCAGAAAACAATTTATTCCGCAAGCCAGAGAAATTATAGCTGAAGTAGAAGGAGATTTTAATAAGTGGCTTGAAACACGCAAATTTGCCCCAACTATTAAAGCCTTGAAGAAAAAGTTGAGAACCATGAAAGATGCTGAACTGGATTTTCAACGTAAAAAGATCACAGATTTCAATGATGAACAAGCTGAAATTGTGAGCAACCGCATCATTCAAAAAATAATGAATCATTTTGCCAATCACCTTAAAGATGATTCTAACACTACAGATGAAAGTTTAGAACTCATCCAAAAAATGTTTCATCTGGAAGAGGCCGCAAAATGA
- a CDS encoding AraC family transcriptional regulator, with protein sequence MTSEQKNIAGGFVDETKIEEGFFILKFQNETPDSVNFTREIDSSFIQFHFCVKGQSKFLFNKGNYQLPLGEENSLLLYNPQQDLPLNVELFPNSWLISLVISIKKFHSLFSQEAGYIPFLSSENRDKKYYKDGDISPSMAIVLNQLMNFNLMPSIKSLYFKAKAYELLSLHFNRTEDANIEQCPFLVDEVNVLKIRKAKDIIIARMAEPPTLQELSDEIGLSLKKLKEGFKQIYGDSVYSFLFDYKMEFARKLLDSGDFNVNEVGLKVGYSTSSHFIAAFKKKFGTTPKKYIMSLSLPTNIKN encoded by the coding sequence ATGACATCAGAACAGAAAAATATCGCTGGAGGGTTTGTAGATGAGACTAAAATTGAAGAGGGTTTTTTCATTCTGAAGTTTCAGAACGAAACTCCAGATTCTGTAAATTTTACTCGTGAGATAGATAGTAGTTTTATTCAGTTTCACTTCTGTGTAAAAGGGCAAAGCAAGTTTTTGTTCAATAAAGGGAACTACCAATTACCACTGGGAGAAGAGAATTCTTTGTTGCTTTACAATCCGCAGCAAGACCTTCCTTTAAATGTGGAATTATTTCCAAATTCGTGGTTGATCTCTTTGGTGATCTCCATTAAAAAATTCCACTCGCTGTTTTCTCAAGAAGCAGGATATATTCCGTTTTTAAGTAGTGAGAACAGAGATAAGAAATATTATAAAGATGGCGATATTTCGCCTTCTATGGCAATTGTTTTGAATCAGTTGATGAATTTCAATTTAATGCCTTCTATCAAATCTTTATATTTTAAGGCGAAAGCGTATGAGTTATTAAGTCTTCATTTTAATAGAACTGAAGATGCAAACATAGAGCAGTGCCCGTTTCTGGTGGATGAAGTGAATGTACTGAAGATCAGAAAGGCGAAAGATATTATTATTGCTAGAATGGCAGAACCGCCAACACTTCAGGAATTATCTGATGAAATTGGCTTGAGTCTTAAAAAACTGAAAGAAGGTTTTAAGCAGATCTATGGAGATTCTGTCTACAGCTTTCTATTTGATTATAAAATGGAATTTGCACGTAAACTTTTAGATTCTGGCGATTTTAATGTGAATGAAGTTGGGTTAAAAGTAGGTTATAGCACATCCAGTCACTTTATCGCTGCCTTTAAAAAGAAATTTGGAACCACTCCAAAGAAGTATATCATGTCTTTATCGCTACCCACAAATATCAAGAATTGA